A stretch of the Rosa rugosa chromosome 5, drRosRugo1.1, whole genome shotgun sequence genome encodes the following:
- the LOC133712039 gene encoding probable aspartic proteinase GIP2: MASSSFRHLFFCSLAIIFHMIFVIIPSEAKTSFRPKALVLPVSKHTSGAIQYLTSIKQRTPLVPVRLTLDLGGTFLWVDCEDRYVSATYKPARCGSAQCSLARSKRCFECLSPPRPGCYNNTCNLMSLNSVLGSGGNFDQVGQDVISLHSTDGSNPTKIVSIPNLLFVCSQTFLLTQLAPGVKGIAGLGRTKIGLPSQFASTFSFKRKFAVCLPSSRRSYGVVFFGDGPYNLLPGIDVSKSLIYTPLIVNPVTTGANYEEGEPSSEYFINVTSIKINGKVVSGFNTSLLTINKDGYGGTKISSVNPYTVMETSIYNAFVDLFTKELSGVPRVTPVEPFGVCFNSTNLGSTRVGPPVPTIDLVLQSESVYWRIFGANSMVQVSQDVLCLGFVDNGQSPSNPRTNIVIGAHQIEDNLLQFDLASSRLGFSSSLLFRQTTCANFNFTSVA, translated from the coding sequence ATGGCTTCCTCATCCTTCCGCCACCTTTTCTTTTGCTCACTAGCTATCATTTTCCACATGATATTCGTCATCATCCCCTCTGAAGCCAAAACTTCATTTAGACCCAAGGCCCTTGTCCTTCCGGTATCCAAACACACTTCCGGCGCAATCCAATACCTCACAAGCATCAAGCAAAGAACTCCTCTAGTCCCTGTGAGACTAACCCTCGATCTCGGCGGTACATTCCTTTGGGTAGATTGCGAGGACCGCTATGTCTCTGCTACCTACAAGCCTGCCCGTTGCGGATCAGCGCAATGCTCACTCGCAAGGTCCAAGCGTTGTTTCGAGTGCTTGTCTCCACCTAGACCAGGCTGCTACAACAACACATGTAATCTCATGTCATTAAACTCTGTGCTCGGATCGGGAGGTAACTTCGATCAGGTCGGTCAAGATGTTATCTCACTTCACTCCACAGATGGGTCTAATCCTACCAAGATAGTTTCTATTCCCAACTTACTGTTCGTTTGCAGCCAAACATTTCTCTTGACACAACTTGCACCTGGTGTCAAGGGTATTGCTGGCCTTGGCAGGACTAAAATTGGGCTCCCTTCCCAATTTGCTTCCACTTTTAGCTTCAAAAGAAAATTCGCCGTTTGCTTGCCCTCCTCAAGAAGATCATACGGTGTCGTATTCTTCGGGGACGGTCCTTATAATCTGCTTCCCGGTATTGATGTATCTAAGTCTCTAATCTACACCCCGTTGATCGTCAACCCTGTAACTACTGGGGCTAATTATGAAGAAGGCGAGCCTTCCTCAGAATATTTCATCAACGTAACGTCAATCAAGATCAACGGAAAGGTTGTTTCCGGATTCAACACTTCCTTGCTGACAATCAACAAAGATGGGTATGGAGGCACAAAGATTAGCAGCGTCAATCCTTACACAGTCATGGAGACCTCGATCTACAATGCTTTCGTTGATCTCTTTACTAAAGAACTCTCTGGAGTGCCAAGAGTGACACCCGTAGAACCATTCGGAGTGTGCTTCAACTCAACCAATCTCGGTAGTACTCGGGTTGGCCCGCCGGTGCCTACCATTGATCTGGTGTTGCAGAGCGAGAGCGTGTACTGGAGGATCTTTGGGGCAAACTCGATGGTGCAGGTGAGCCAGGACGTGCTGTGCTTAGGGTTTGTGGATAACGGTCAGAGCCCGAGTAACCCTAGAACTAATATTGTGATTGGTGCGCATCAAATTGAGGATAATCTTCTTCAGTTTGATTTGGCTTCTTCTAGGCTGGGATTCAGCTCCTCTCTCTTGTTCCGACAGACCACTTGCGCTAACTTCAACTTCACTTCTGTTGCTTAG